Proteins encoded by one window of Nasonia vitripennis strain AsymCx chromosome 5, Nvit_psr_1.1, whole genome shotgun sequence:
- the LOC103316313 gene encoding hydroxyacid oxidase 1-like, whose product MPLGVSPTGQQTLAHPDGECANAKAVEAAKTIFILSSFSDTSIEDVARATPQAMKWLQMSVQKDRDCTLHCIRKAEKAGFKAIVMTVDYPIIPKYKVDNSRAAAKQKNAIFGDYIRFKNFDENLDDLEHILKLIDDSLTWEVIDWIKSVTKLPIILKGIMTSEDALLAAKHGASAILVSNHGARQLDGLPATIEVLPEIVKAVGNKLEVYLDGGVRQGIDVFVGRPMLWGLACGGEKGARAVLEIMRQEIIETLALTGCHNVQQVTKDLVVHESYYSHL is encoded by the exons ATGCCACTGGGTGTATCTCCAACCGGACAGCAAACGTTAGCACATCCCGATGGAGAATGTGCAAATGCCAAAG CCGTTGAAGCTGCAAAAACTATTTTCATACTTTCAAGTTTTTCTGATACCAGTATTGAAGACGTTGCAAGAGCTACACCGCAAGCAATGAAGTGGCTCCAAATGTCAGTGCAGAAAGATCGGGATTGTACTCTACATTGCATAAGAAAAGCAGAGAAAGCGGGATTCAAAGCGATAGTCATGACGGTTGATTATCCTATAATTCCTAAATACAAAGTTGACAACTCCAGAGCTGCTGCAAAACAGAA gAATGCAATTTTTGGCGATTATATAcgctttaaaaattttgatgaaaatttggaCGATTTAGAGCATATACTGAAACTGATCGATGATTCCTTGACGTGGGAAGTAATTGACTGGATAAAAAG CGTGACAAAACTTCCGATTATTCTGAAAGGCATAATGACATCAGAAGACGCTTTATTAGCAGCGAAACATGGAGCAAGTGCGATTCTCGTTTCTAATCATGGTGCACGACAACTTGACGGATTACCTGCGAcg ATAGAAGTTCTTCCAGAAATTGTAAAAGCCGTTGGAAACAAATTGGAAGTGTATCTGGATGGTGGAGTTAGGCAAGGAATAGAT GTTTTTGTAGGAAGGCCTATGCTGTGGGGCTTAGCTTGCGGAGGCGAAAAAGGTGCTCGGGCTGTTCTTGAAATAATGCGTCAGGAAATCATTGAAACTTTGGCTTTGACAG GCTGCCATAACGTACAACAAGTTACAAAAGATCTTGTGGTGCACGAGTCCTATTACAGCCATCtctaa